The following DNA comes from Microthrixaceae bacterium.
GCGGAAGTGACCTCAGGTGCCTCAGCCACCGGAGCCTCTGCCTCAAGTGCCTCAGCCACCGAAGCCTCAATCTCAGGAGCCTCTGCCACCGGCGCCTCAACCTCAGGAGCCTCGGCCTCCACCGGAGCCTCTGCCTCGGGTACCTCCTGCGTGGGGGCCTCGTCGACCGCGGCCTGCTCAGCAGCGGGCTTCGTCGCGGCTGGCTTGGGCGGCCGAGCCTTCGTCGGGCGCTTACGCTTCGTGGCGCTGGCCTCGATGCCGAGCAACGCCGCGATCTGCGGCACGCGGGTTGCGACCTTGGCCACGGCGGCCTTCAGCGCCTCGGTCGGCTCGGCAGGCGCCTCGGCCGGGGTGATCTGGCTGCGGATGGGGGAGAAGGCGAGTGCGTCGATCACCATCGCCCAGCGCTCCTGGCTGTTTTCGAGGGTGAGGTTCTCGGTGGTCTGGGTCGTCAACTGCTCGATGAGCTCCGCCGGGATCGGCGCGCCGGCCTTGGGAGGGCGCGAGCTCAGCCGCAGTGCACGCACGATACGTCCGTCGGCCAGCGTCGTGGCGAGCTCGGCCAGCCAGGTCGTGTGTTCCTCATCGACACGTCGGGTCAGACCCTCGCGCAACTGCGTGGCGATCTCGCGGCTTTCGTCGTCGCGCGCACCCTGATCGGCTGCGACGACCACCGAACGCAGGTCGCGCAGGTCGAGTTCCTCGAGCAACTTGACCGCAGAGTCGGCGCGGTCGCGCCATTCGGCGGAACGCAGCTTCGGCAACAGCCCCTCGGCCAAGGCGACCAGTTCGTCGCCGCCGATCTCGGGCAGGCCGGCGGCACGGTTCTTCTCGTTCTGCTGGTCGACCGCCTGGCGCACCGCTGGCACCCCGCCAAGCAGCACCTGCTCGGCGATCGGGCGCTGCTCCGGTGCCAGCGTTTCGAGCACCGCGTTTCGGTGGGTCCGGGCCGGCCGCAGCCGCTTCGGCTTCGGCCGCTGCTCGGGGGCCGGGCGACGCGGACGGCCCTCGCCGTCGCCTCGACGCCCGCGACCCTCGCCGTCGCCTCGACGCCCACGACCTTCACCCTCGCCTCGACGGCCGCGACCCTCGCCGCGATCATCACCGTCGCGACGTCGGCCGCGTCCACGTCCGTCGCCACGCCCTTTGGGGGCAAGGGTCTGGGTGACCAGTGGTTCGTCACGGCGGGTCCCCACGACCTCGAGGGTTTCGAACCGCTCGGCCCGCGCCGCCTTGGGCGCCTGCACGGACAAGATGATGACGCCGTCGGTGAGGATGTCGGCCTCGGCGCGCACGACGTCGCCGACGTTCACCCCGGCCGGGACGACGTCGCCCGGGAGTTCACCTTTGGGGAGCTTGGCTCCCGCCTTGCGCCAGGTCCACGTGCCATCCGGACGGGAGCTGGTCAGTTCGATTTCAAGCCTCGACGACATAGTGGCCCCAATCTATCGCCACCGCCCACCATCTCAGGACGACGAACGTCCCGACGTTGTCCTCACGGGCCATCCGACCGGCCGCAACCAGCACTCGCGGGCAGGGTCACCCGGGGTTCGTCTTCGATGTCCGGATGGCATCAGCGGTGATCCCGAGGTTGGAACGCTTCAGGAACCGCTGTTCGAAGAAGCGGAAACTCACCCAGGCGAGCGCCGCGCTCAACACGATCGAGTCGAACAGCGGCCGCCAGCTCGGGCCGGGAAAGGTGATCCAGACGTGTTTGGCGTCGATGACCATGTCCGGATGCAGCACGAACAACACGATCGGATGCCACAGGTATAGGCCATAGCTGACCAGGCCGTACCAGCGCAGCACCGGGTTCCGAAGTACGCGTAACACCACCGCGTCGGAGCGATAGACGAAGGTCGCCGCAACCGCTGCGGGAGCGGCCAGCCGGGAGAACCCAACCGACATCAGCGCCAAGCGTTCGGCGATCGCGGCGCCGTCGCCGCGTCCGGCGAACAACGAATCCATCCACTGCGCACTGTTGGGATGCCGCGCAATGACACCCACGACGATCGAGCCGACGAGCAAAACCAGCCCCGCGGAGGTCAACCAGACCCAGGCGCGTCCTGGGCGTTGGTCTCCGCCCGTGCGCTGGACCCAGCCGTACCGGGCGAACGCGATGACCGAACCGAAGAACATGATGTCGGGCCGCAGCACCCCCTCGACCGCGGGGCTGCCGGCGAGGGTCAGCGCCAGCCGGGACAGCGCTCCGAGCGCGGCGATGGCGCACGCGACCCGAAATGCGCGCCGCATACGGCCCTTGGCCAACATCGACCCCAGTGCCGGGACCCAGAAGATGTAGAACCACTCCTCTTGAAAGAGCGAGTGCAGGTGACTCAGGCGCAACTCGATGACCTCGGGCACGAGGACGAATGCGAGCGGATACAACAGCACCGCACCGAAGAACGCCTCGATGTACACCGTCGGGGTGGGGAGTCGACCTGCCGCGCCGAGCAACACCGACGCCAACAAGAACAACAGCAGCGCCGGGAAGATCCTGCGAACCCGTCGTTCGAAGAAGGCCTTCATGCGAATCGTCCCGGTCTGGGAGGACTCGGCGAGCGCCAGGCTGGTGATCAGGTACCCACTGAGCGCGAAGAAGAGGTCGAGGCCGACCGTGAGCACCGAATACCGCAACCCGAGCGCGTGATCGAGACACACCAACAGCACCGCGATCCCTCGAATACCGTCGAGGGCCGGGTCGCGGCGCGGCCGGTTGGGAGTTCGCGTCGCCGGCGCTTCGGCACTCGTCATGTCATCGTCTCCCGGAACGAACTCGTCGCGATCGTATGAACCGCGAGGGGCGATCGTAGGCGGCTCGGGCCGTCGAGGACACACATTGTTCGCGGATGCGGGTCAGCGTCGAGGCGTTCGGCGCTTCGCCCTCACCGACCCATCGCTGCGCAGAGATCAAGAAGCGCGTTCTCCACCACCTCGCTCAACGCAGGGTGTGGATACATCATGTTGCGCGCCACCTGTTCGACGGGGAGGTCGAACGACATCGCCATCACGAGGATCTGGATCATCACGGCGGCGTCGGGTCCGATGATGTGTGCACCCAGAATGCGTCCGGTTGCGGGATCCGCGAGAACCTTGACGCAGCTCTGTGTGTCTTGAATCGCCCACCCGTACGCCGTGTCTGCGTACTCCTTGAGCGCGGCGACATACGGGCGCCCGGCGTCGATGAGCTCATGTTCTTTCGCTCCGACCGAAGCGATCTGTGGGCTGGCGAAGATCCCGTACGGAACCACCGCCTCGGCGACGCGTTCCACCGCCTCGGGATGCAACAGATTGTGTTGAACCACTCGGGCCTCGTGGTTGGCGACGTGTTTGAGTTGCATCGGGTTGCAGACATCGCCCAGGGCCCAGATACCGTCCGCGTCGGTGGCCATCGTGGCATCGGTGATCACATATCCGGCGTCGTCGAGGCGCACGCCGGTGCGCTGCACCTCGAGTTGGTCGCCGTTTGGAATCCGCCCGACCGCGACGAGCAGCCGATCGGCTTCGATGACCTCGGTTCCCTCGTTGCCCTCGACCGTGACGCGATACCTGCCGACCGCACTCGAGGCATCACCGGCCTTCGCATCGGAGGCAGGGGAGGAGGGGTCGAACTCGACACGGTGGATGCGGGTGTTGAGCCGCAGATCCAGGCGTTCGGCGAAGTGGCGGGTGATCCGCTCGGAGATCTCGAGGTCCTCGGTTCGCGCCACCCGGTCGCCGCGGGCCAACACGGTCACCGTCGCTCCGTACGCCTCGAACACATGGGCCAGTTCGAGGGCGATGAACCCGCCGCCGATGACCACGAGGTGTTCGGGCACCTCATCGATGCGCATGATCATGTCGGAGGTATCGAACGGAACCTCGGCGAGGCCGGAAATCTCGGGCACGACGCTGCGGGCCCCGGCGGCGATCACGAAGCGGTCTGCGGTGATCTCCTCGGCGCCGACACGAAGACGCTTGTGGCCGACGAACGCCGCGTTCGCCTCGAACACCGTGACGTTCGGCAGGTCCTTGCGGTACTCGAGCCCCGAGGCGGAAATCGGGTCGATGCGGCCAAAGACCCGATCCCGGATGTCGCTCCAGCGGACGCCTCCGACATCCAGGTCGACGCCGAACCGAGCGGCGTCTCGGGCGTCCTCGACCAGGTCGGCGGGGTAGACCAGCATCTTGGTCGGGATACAGCCGACATTGAGACAGGTACCTCCGTACACACCCCGCTCGACGATCGCCACCTTCCAGCCGTCGAATCGGTCGTCGACGATGGTGTTACCCGACCCGGACCCGATGATGCAGAGATCGAAGTGGTTTGTCACCCAGGCAATGTTACGACCACCCCGCAGGGCTCAGATCGCCTCGGTGCGTTGCAGCCACAACATGGCGAACCAGCCGGGCAGGACCGGAGCGAAGAACGTGAAGAACCGGTAGACCAACACGGCCGCGACCGCTTGTTCCGACGGCACGCCGATGGCGGTCAGCCCACCGATGTAGGCGACTTCGGCGGCCCCCAGACCACCCGGAGTCGGGGCGACCGCCTGAACGAAACTGCCGAG
Coding sequences within:
- a CDS encoding acyltransferase, giving the protein MTSAEAPATRTPNRPRRDPALDGIRGIAVLLVCLDHALGLRYSVLTVGLDLFFALSGYLITSLALAESSQTGTIRMKAFFERRVRRIFPALLLFLLASVLLGAAGRLPTPTVYIEAFFGAVLLYPLAFVLVPEVIELRLSHLHSLFQEEWFYIFWVPALGSMLAKGRMRRAFRVACAIAALGALSRLALTLAGSPAVEGVLRPDIMFFGSVIAFARYGWVQRTGGDQRPGRAWVWLTSAGLVLLVGSIVVGVIARHPNSAQWMDSLFAGRGDGAAIAERLALMSVGFSRLAAPAAVAATFVYRSDAVVLRVLRNPVLRWYGLVSYGLYLWHPIVLFVLHPDMVIDAKHVWITFPGPSWRPLFDSIVLSAALAWVSFRFFEQRFLKRSNLGITADAIRTSKTNPG
- a CDS encoding mycothione reductase produces the protein MTNHFDLCIIGSGSGNTIVDDRFDGWKVAIVERGVYGGTCLNVGCIPTKMLVYPADLVEDARDAARFGVDLDVGGVRWSDIRDRVFGRIDPISASGLEYRKDLPNVTVFEANAAFVGHKRLRVGAEEITADRFVIAAGARSVVPEISGLAEVPFDTSDMIMRIDEVPEHLVVIGGGFIALELAHVFEAYGATVTVLARGDRVARTEDLEISERITRHFAERLDLRLNTRIHRVEFDPSSPASDAKAGDASSAVGRYRVTVEGNEGTEVIEADRLLVAVGRIPNGDQLEVQRTGVRLDDAGYVITDATMATDADGIWALGDVCNPMQLKHVANHEARVVQHNLLHPEAVERVAEAVVPYGIFASPQIASVGAKEHELIDAGRPYVAALKEYADTAYGWAIQDTQSCVKVLADPATGRILGAHIIGPDAAVMIQILVMAMSFDLPVEQVARNMMYPHPALSEVVENALLDLCAAMGR